One stretch of Bremerella cremea DNA includes these proteins:
- a CDS encoding HNH endonuclease — MSVLLERPTLVLNRNWQPVGVASVARSLTQVFSGTARVVDPHSYQLYTWEDWSRLAPGKDEPFISSQLLKIRIPEVVSLVNYDRIPRNTVTFSRRNVFKRDQYMCQYCGSRPGSEYLTIDHVTPRSKGGESSWENCVLACVDCNHRKANRTPVEAHMPLRKDPIRPKWTPVYAARRVRIESWSKFVSEAYWDTELDT; from the coding sequence ATGTCGGTGTTATTGGAGAGGCCCACGCTTGTCCTCAACCGCAACTGGCAACCTGTCGGTGTGGCTTCGGTGGCTCGTTCGCTGACGCAAGTCTTCAGCGGTACGGCCCGGGTTGTCGACCCACATAGCTACCAGTTGTATACGTGGGAGGACTGGTCGAGATTGGCCCCAGGCAAGGATGAGCCGTTCATCTCTTCGCAGTTGCTCAAGATCCGCATTCCGGAAGTTGTCTCGCTAGTCAATTACGACCGCATCCCGCGGAACACAGTGACATTCAGCCGCCGGAACGTGTTTAAGCGCGACCAGTACATGTGTCAGTACTGCGGTTCGCGGCCTGGCAGCGAATACCTTACGATCGATCACGTGACGCCACGCAGCAAGGGAGGCGAATCTTCCTGGGAAAACTGCGTGCTCGCTTGTGTCGACTGCAATCATCGCAAGGCGAATCGTACCCCGGTCGAAGCCCACATGCCGCTTCGCAAGGATCCGATCCGTCCGAAATGGACGCCCGTTTACGCGGCCAGAAGGGTCAGGATCGAGTCTTGGAGTAAGTTCGTTAGCGAAGCTTACTGGGACACCGAACTCGACACCTAA